The following proteins are encoded in a genomic region of Streptococcus sp. 29892:
- a CDS encoding gamma-glutamyl-gamma-aminobutyrate hydrolase family protein, translating to MGKVIIGISGNEQEFPTKSGRVYVTVARELADSVRQAGGIPMVIPMGTPDLAKDYIDMIDKLILSGGQHVDPSLYGQERLIDSDDYLLERDEFELALIKEALRQGKPIFAVCRGMQLLNVALGGSLEQEVVDHWQDGIEGTSHRLQVKPKSRVSQLFAQGSSINSFHHQRIKDLAPGLVATGLDPRDGTIEAYESKGKQALFGLQWHPEFLYNDCKQHRKLFQYLVDVF from the coding sequence ATGGGAAAAGTCATTATTGGAATTTCAGGAAATGAACAAGAATTTCCAACAAAATCTGGTCGAGTTTACGTGACAGTTGCGCGTGAATTGGCAGACAGTGTTCGTCAGGCAGGTGGTATCCCAATGGTCATCCCGATGGGAACTCCTGATTTAGCCAAAGACTATATCGACATGATTGATAAGTTGATTTTATCAGGTGGTCAACATGTTGATCCAAGTCTGTATGGGCAAGAACGTTTAATTGATAGTGATGATTACCTATTGGAGCGTGACGAATTTGAATTGGCTTTGATTAAAGAAGCGCTTCGCCAAGGGAAACCGATTTTTGCGGTCTGCCGTGGCATGCAGTTGCTCAATGTCGCACTTGGTGGTAGCTTAGAGCAGGAAGTGGTAGATCATTGGCAAGATGGTATTGAAGGAACTTCACATCGTTTGCAGGTCAAGCCCAAAAGTCGTGTCAGCCAGCTTTTTGCTCAAGGAAGCTCCATCAATTCCTTCCATCATCAGCGGATCAAAGATTTGGCACCAGGTTTGGTGGCAACTGGTCTAGATCCGAGAGATGGTACGATTGAGGCCTATGAAAGCAAGGGCAAGCAGGCCCTGTTTGGCTTACAGTGGCACCCGGAATTTCTATACAACGACTGCAAACAGCATAGAAAATTATTTCAGTATTTGGTGGATGTTTTTTAA
- a CDS encoding ATP-binding cassette domain-containing protein, which yields MSSYSKKNWLGQEQRVDALNGVALSIYKGETLGLVGESGSGKSTLSKIVLGLEKASQGQVDFPGLTAEELKNQALQVIYQDPYSSLNPYLSALELVKEPLYLLPKKEAEERALAMLERVGVQGDAVHKRPKSFSGGQRQRIGIARAVVSNPQFIVCDEPTSALDVSIQATILDLLNQLQEDLGLTYLFISHDLNLVRHFADRIAVMYKGSLVEIGPAQDIFQDPQHPYTSYLLKSNLSLNPHQARAQLQELSQTGLLKDFVTVGEWTQVDKEHFVLKATDK from the coding sequence ATGTCTTCATATTCCAAGAAGAATTGGTTAGGTCAAGAACAACGCGTCGATGCTTTAAATGGTGTTGCTTTGTCCATTTATAAAGGTGAGACACTCGGTCTGGTTGGTGAATCTGGCAGTGGTAAATCGACACTGTCTAAAATTGTTTTGGGACTGGAAAAAGCAAGTCAGGGACAGGTAGACTTTCCTGGTTTGACAGCTGAGGAACTAAAAAATCAAGCGCTTCAGGTGATCTATCAGGATCCTTACTCCTCCCTCAATCCCTATCTATCAGCTTTAGAACTTGTCAAAGAACCGCTTTATTTGTTACCAAAGAAGGAGGCAGAAGAGAGGGCTTTAGCAATGTTGGAAAGGGTAGGTGTACAGGGGGATGCTGTACATAAACGTCCAAAATCCTTTAGTGGAGGCCAACGTCAGCGTATTGGAATCGCTCGAGCAGTTGTATCCAATCCGCAATTTATTGTGTGTGATGAACCGACTTCTGCTCTGGATGTTTCGATTCAGGCAACCATATTGGATTTGCTTAACCAGCTTCAAGAGGATTTAGGTTTAACCTATCTTTTCATTTCTCATGACCTAAATTTGGTGCGGCATTTTGCTGATAGGATTGCGGTCATGTACAAGGGGAGTTTGGTAGAAATTGGACCTGCGCAGGATATTTTTCAAGATCCCCAGCATCCCTACACCAGCTATCTTTTGAAATCCAACTTGAGTTTAAATCCTCATCAGGCGAGAGCACAATTACAAGAGTTGTCACAAACAGGTCTTCTAAAGGATTTCGTGACAGTGGGGGAATGGACTCAAGTGGACAAGGAGCATTTTGTATTAAAGGCCACTGATAAATAA
- the metE gene encoding 5-methyltetrahydropteroyltriglutamate--homocysteine S-methyltransferase — translation MTTTIIGFPRIGEHRELKFITEKYFRNEIPQEELLSAAKDLRAKHWTIVKEAGITEIPSNDFSHYDNVLDAAVLFNVVPKAVQDLDLTDLEKYFALARGYQGDKGDVRARPMKKWFNTNYHYIVPAIEKDTEIKLAGHKIFDEFQEAKDLGITTRPVLIGPFTLLQLTDFEEGVKAEDVADSLVAAYGQVFAKLAELGAEKIQLDEPSLVKDLTDEEKALFLNIYQTLLADKKGLQVLIQTYFGDVRDIYTELTNLPVDAIGLDFVEGKETAALVATGFPADKTLYAGIVNGKNIWRNNYEKSLAVLEAIPAENVVLTTSCSLLHVPFTTANEVFEPAILNHFAFAVEKLSELRDLDAIRNGQGEAALTANKELFALERVGRDAALANRLAGLTDADYTRLPVFAEREAIQREKLNLPLLPTTTIGSFPQTKDVRSTRLAFRRGEITEAEYDAFVEARTDEWIKWQEEVDFDVLVHGEFERNDMVEYFGENLSGYLFSKNGWVQSYGLRGVKPPIIWGDVTRLNPITVKWSSYAQSRTNKPVKGMLTGPVTILNWSFPREDISIKESTLQIALAIKEEVLDLEAAGIKIIQIDEAALREKLPLRRSDWYSEYLDWAIPAFRLVHSTVAPDTQIHTHMCYSEFTDIIPAIDNMDADVISFEASRSNLVILDELKAKNFQTQVGPGVYDIHSPRVPAVDEIAHTIQAILAKVPKEKVWINPDCGLKTRGESETKASLIHLTQAAKAARKEL, via the coding sequence ATGACAACAACTATTATCGGCTTCCCACGAATCGGAGAACACCGTGAATTAAAATTTATCACTGAAAAATACTTTAGAAACGAAATTCCACAAGAAGAACTCTTGTCAGCAGCTAAAGACTTGCGTGCTAAGCACTGGACTATTGTTAAAGAAGCTGGCATTACTGAAATCCCAAGCAATGACTTCTCACACTATGACAATGTTTTGGATGCAGCTGTTCTCTTCAACGTCGTGCCAAAAGCTGTTCAGGACTTAGACTTGACTGACCTTGAAAAATACTTCGCTTTGGCGCGTGGCTATCAAGGAGACAAGGGTGATGTTCGTGCTAGACCAATGAAAAAATGGTTCAACACCAACTACCACTATATCGTTCCAGCTATTGAAAAAGACACAGAAATCAAACTAGCTGGTCACAAGATTTTCGACGAATTCCAAGAAGCAAAGGACTTGGGTATCACAACTCGTCCAGTTTTGATTGGTCCATTCACTCTCTTACAATTAACTGATTTTGAAGAAGGGGTGAAAGCTGAAGATGTAGCAGATAGCTTGGTTGCTGCCTACGGACAAGTATTTGCAAAATTGGCAGAACTTGGCGCTGAAAAAATCCAGTTGGACGAACCTAGCTTGGTCAAGGATTTGACTGATGAAGAAAAAGCCCTTTTCCTCAACATCTACCAAACTCTCTTGGCAGACAAGAAAGGCTTGCAAGTCCTTATCCAAACCTACTTCGGCGATGTGCGTGACATTTACACTGAATTGACAAACCTACCAGTCGATGCCATCGGTCTTGACTTTGTAGAAGGTAAGGAAACGGCTGCACTTGTAGCGACAGGCTTCCCAGCTGATAAAACTCTCTATGCAGGTATCGTCAACGGTAAAAACATCTGGCGCAACAACTACGAAAAGAGCTTGGCTGTTTTAGAGGCTATCCCAGCTGAAAATGTCGTTTTAACAACTTCATGCTCCCTTCTTCATGTACCATTTACAACAGCTAATGAAGTATTTGAACCAGCTATCCTCAACCACTTCGCCTTTGCGGTTGAAAAATTGAGCGAGCTGCGTGACTTGGATGCCATCCGTAATGGTCAAGGGGAAGCGGCTCTCACAGCCAACAAGGAACTCTTTGCACTTGAGCGTGTTGGTCGTGATGCAGCTCTTGCAAACCGCTTGGCAGGTTTGACTGACGCAGACTACACTCGTCTCCCAGTCTTTGCTGAACGTGAAGCTATTCAACGCGAGAAATTGAACTTGCCACTACTTCCAACCACTACGATCGGTTCTTTCCCTCAAACCAAGGACGTCCGTAGCACCCGCTTAGCCTTCCGCCGTGGCGAAATTACCGAAGCCGAGTACGATGCCTTTGTTGAAGCTCGTACGGATGAGTGGATTAAGTGGCAGGAAGAAGTTGACTTCGATGTATTGGTTCACGGTGAATTTGAACGCAACGACATGGTTGAATACTTCGGTGAAAACCTGTCTGGTTACCTCTTCAGTAAGAACGGTTGGGTTCAATCTTATGGACTTCGTGGCGTAAAACCACCAATCATCTGGGGGGATGTGACTCGCTTGAACCCAATTACTGTTAAATGGTCTAGCTATGCTCAAAGCCGTACAAATAAACCAGTCAAAGGGATGTTGACAGGACCTGTAACCATCCTCAACTGGTCCTTCCCGCGTGAAGACATTTCTATCAAGGAATCAACCCTTCAAATCGCACTTGCTATCAAGGAAGAAGTTCTCGACCTTGAAGCAGCAGGTATCAAGATTATCCAAATCGACGAAGCAGCACTTCGTGAAAAATTACCACTCCGCCGTAGCGACTGGTACAGCGAGTATCTTGATTGGGCAATCCCTGCCTTCCGTTTGGTACACTCAACTGTTGCACCAGATACTCAAATCCACACTCACATGTGCTATAGCGAATTTACAGACATCATTCCTGCCATCGACAATATGGATGCAGACGTGATCTCCTTTGAAGCTAGCCGTTCAAATCTCGTAATCCTAGACGAACTCAAGGCTAAGAACTTCCAAACCCAGGTAGGTCCTGGTGTCTATGACATCCACTCTCCACGTGTCCCTGCAGTTGATGAAATTGCACACACTATTCAAGCCATCCTTGCAAAAGTACCGAAAGAAAAAGTTTGGATCAACCCAGACTGCGGACTAAAAACGCGTGGCGAATCAGAAACAAAAGCTAGCCTTATCCACTTGACCCAAGCAGCTAAGGCAGCCAGAAAGGAACTCTAA
- the metF gene encoding methylenetetrahydrofolate reductase [NAD(P)H] translates to MIGQTPSLSFEIFPPKPEVGNEKIIQALDEMQGLAPHFISVTCSNNNLNIEETTVRLVNHIRNELGIPTIAHLPAAYLTKDKVKSVLQSLDEVGVHHILALRGDIIDGLPPKEDFRYATDLISFIKQEAPHFDIIGACYPEVHPESPNSVSDIKNLKKKVDAGCSSLVTQLFFDNEAFYEFQEKCHLADIEVPIIAGIMPIINRNQALRLLKTCENIRLPRKFKAILEKYEHSPDSLRAAGLAYAVDQIVDLVTNDVAGVHLYTMNNAETARYIHQATHSLFNHYQGSLSSMIGR, encoded by the coding sequence ATGATCGGTCAAACCCCAAGTCTCTCATTTGAAATTTTTCCTCCAAAACCAGAAGTAGGCAATGAAAAGATTATCCAAGCCCTTGATGAGATGCAGGGTTTGGCCCCTCATTTTATCAGTGTTACCTGTAGCAATAACAACCTCAATATTGAAGAAACGACTGTTCGCCTGGTCAACCATATTCGTAATGAGCTGGGAATTCCAACCATTGCCCATCTACCAGCAGCCTACCTGACCAAAGACAAGGTCAAGTCTGTACTTCAATCTCTTGATGAAGTCGGTGTTCATCACATTCTAGCCCTTCGTGGTGATATTATTGATGGTCTACCTCCAAAAGAAGATTTCCGCTATGCAACGGACCTCATCTCCTTCATCAAGCAAGAGGCCCCTCACTTTGACATCATCGGAGCTTGCTATCCTGAAGTTCACCCTGAGTCACCAAACTCTGTATCTGACATCAAGAATCTGAAAAAGAAAGTGGATGCTGGTTGCTCAAGCTTGGTAACTCAACTCTTCTTTGATAACGAAGCTTTCTATGAGTTTCAAGAGAAATGCCATCTAGCAGACATCGAAGTGCCGATTATTGCAGGCATCATGCCTATCATCAACAGGAATCAGGCACTTCGTCTCTTGAAAACCTGCGAAAATATTCGTCTTCCACGTAAGTTCAAGGCTATCTTAGAAAAATACGAACATAGTCCTGACTCTCTCCGCGCAGCAGGCCTAGCCTACGCCGTAGACCAGATTGTGGACCTAGTCACCAACGATGTCGCAGGTGTCCACCTCTACACCATGAACAATGCTGAAACAGCTCGCTATATCCACCAGGCTACTCACTCCCTTTTCAATCACTACCAAGGTAGTCTATCAAGTATGATTGGTAGGTAA
- a CDS encoding NCS2 family permease produces the protein MEQFFKLKEHGTTVSTEIMAGLTTFFAMSYILFVNPSILSVAGMPTQAVFLATIIASAVSTLVMGLFANVPYALAPGMGLNAFFTYTVVIGLGFTWQEALAMVFLCGLFNIFITVTKVRKSIIKAIPISLQHAIGGGIGVFVAYLGFKNSNLITFLTSGSDIITVNGVAPADATAETFANGVFSVFAGGGVVPGISTFTDPSVLLTVLGLLLTAVLVIKNVRGAILIGIVATTLAGIPAGVVDLSTIDLANNNIGTAFAELGTTFLAAFGGLSSLFADSSRLPLVLMTIFAFSLSDTFDTLGTFIGTGRKTGIFSEEDEKALENGTGFNSKMDRALFADAIGTSIGAIFGTSNTTTYVESAAGISAGGRTGLTAVTTALLFLLSILILPFIGIVPAAATAPALIIVGVMMVSSFLDVDWSHFEDALPAFFAAFFMALCFSISYGIAAAFIFYCLVKISTGKTKEIHPILWGATVLFILNFIILAFL, from the coding sequence TGAAATTATGGCTGGTCTTACGACTTTCTTCGCCATGAGCTATATTTTGTTTGTTAACCCAAGCATCCTCAGTGTTGCTGGTATGCCAACTCAGGCAGTATTCTTGGCAACCATCATTGCCAGCGCGGTTTCAACGCTTGTTATGGGTCTCTTCGCCAATGTTCCTTATGCCTTGGCACCAGGGATGGGCTTGAACGCTTTCTTTACCTATACAGTTGTTATCGGTCTTGGTTTTACTTGGCAAGAAGCTTTGGCTATGGTTTTCCTCTGTGGTTTATTCAATATCTTTATTACAGTTACTAAGGTCCGTAAGAGTATCATTAAGGCTATTCCTATTAGCTTGCAACACGCTATCGGTGGTGGTATCGGTGTATTCGTTGCCTACCTTGGTTTCAAGAACTCTAACTTGATTACCTTCTTGACTTCTGGTTCAGATATTATTACTGTTAACGGAGTTGCTCCTGCAGATGCGACAGCTGAAACATTCGCAAATGGTGTCTTCTCTGTATTTGCTGGTGGTGGTGTCGTACCTGGCATTTCAACTTTCACTGACCCAAGTGTTCTTTTGACAGTACTTGGTCTTCTTTTGACAGCTGTCTTGGTGATTAAAAATGTTCGTGGTGCGATTTTGATTGGTATTGTCGCAACAACCTTGGCAGGAATTCCAGCAGGTGTTGTAGATCTTTCTACGATTGACTTGGCCAACAACAATATCGGTACAGCTTTTGCTGAGTTGGGTACAACTTTCCTAGCAGCTTTCGGTGGTTTGTCTTCTCTCTTTGCTGACTCAAGCCGTCTGCCACTTGTTTTGATGACTATCTTCGCTTTCAGCTTGTCAGATACCTTTGATACACTCGGTACCTTTATCGGTACAGGTCGCAAGACTGGTATTTTCTCAGAAGAAGATGAGAAAGCTCTTGAAAATGGTACTGGATTTAACTCTAAGATGGATAGAGCCCTCTTTGCAGATGCTATCGGTACATCAATCGGTGCTATCTTCGGTACATCAAATACGACAACTTACGTTGAATCTGCAGCAGGTATCTCTGCGGGTGGTCGTACTGGGTTGACAGCTGTAACGACAGCCCTTCTCTTCCTTCTTTCAATTCTTATCTTGCCATTTATCGGTATTGTCCCAGCAGCTGCAACAGCTCCAGCCTTGATTATTGTCGGTGTTATGATGGTTTCATCCTTCCTTGATGTTGATTGGAGCCACTTCGAAGATGCTCTTCCTGCCTTCTTTGCAGCCTTCTTCATGGCCCTTTGCTTCTCTATCTCATACGGTATTGCAGCAGCTTTCATCTTCTATTGCTTGGTAAAAATTTCAACTGGTAAAACAAAAGAAATCCACCCAATCCTTTGGGGAGCAACTGTCCTCTTCATTCTAAACTTTATCATTCTTGCTTTCTTGTAA